Proteins encoded by one window of Vitis vinifera cultivar Pinot Noir 40024 chromosome 10, ASM3070453v1:
- the LOC100267916 gene encoding WPP domain-associated protein, which yields MESPEILESIRVSDASVSSCGDESVQLSNSVKGSENLGDDLLEDLDSYLEDINDRLTISRMVSNSVIKGMVNAVAQEANEKIAMKNLEVAGLKEALHFCHVDADETDPFRSLINFHEAKNKKCRSASSLLAALAEHDRLRESLGNLKSSAREQFKKLQKEISGIRGSSPMRRINSSSEVGLCGILQEKASEKWTDVDKTIDTLMTTLDTVYEQVNNIVYLSKASVSEWLQDWEFQGEIEAMVIEHSIRSLREEFEERLWNQNAHFCGNGSVYWPEKTKEISRLRQELDAISKMLSTSEFGQLISHGSCEIGEEWNNTKGTDHFHRKVLSNHVSPATSVWEGNGKHEESKTSMPENLESSSLLKHMSKEELFNHFKTEMTKMRRNHESQVQEMAEQYISLKGKFLKERGSSLPLRKDKEFDAMRKKIPEVILKLDDILVENEKLPAFSNNAESLGSLKDRLDTLLSENHQLRDSLTDRKKEVRYLSTQLSVAAEKMSQHSLAEAKLLKIIGNLKSAIEDAKIEASISEDVNKCILSEVTNQIKCDTEESNMESTLMQQIYEVILREAAQNAETTSKYEIEDSDMEFIIMQGLSAIIYREVMKDAEAKLNIMNVKYDCANEARVSIEIKVVEKEKALRLEFDEKERLKQEIILLEASLEEKERSALEIADALVKEKEQFELASQELNNLREHTNQQQKLISESSREADITKGNLVEALEQIDLQKVEICELKQKLEITRKELGETDEQRRMLLAVARETQNALSLVEAREREHSKQMESIIVFMNGLSKVMAEFEGRVEKDIKRNSFRLEHANSQLTPLIQKANILRRTSLRYKQRLERRYSDLQKAETEVDLLGDEVDALLSLLEKIYIALDHYSPILQHYPGVIEILKLVRRELSAESTKPV from the exons ATGGAGAGTCCAGAGATTTTGGAGAGTATAAGAGTTTCAGATGCTAGTGTTTCTTCTTGTGGTGATGAGTCAGTGCAGCTTAGCAATAGTGTTAAAGGGAGTGAGAATCTTGGTGATGACCTCCTTGAGGATTTGGATTCCTACTTGGAAGATATCAATGATCGATTGACCATTTCAAGGATGGTGAGTAATTCTGTCATCAAGGGCATGGTGAATGCTGTTGCTCAAGAGGCAAATGAGAAAATTGCTATGAAGAACTTGGAGGTGGCTGGATTGAAGGAAGCTTTGCATTTTTGTCATGTGGATGCAGATGAAACTGACCCATTTAGGTCCCTGATAAATTTCCATgaggcaaaaaataaaaaatgcaggTCAGCCTCGAGCCTCTTGGCTGCTTTAGCCGAACATGACAGGCTGAGGGAATCTTTGGGAAACCTAAAAAGTTCAGCTAGAGAGCAGTTTAAGAAACTCCAGAAAGAAATAAGTGGCATAAGAGGATCTAGTCCTATGAGGAGGATTAATTCAAGTTCTGAGGTGGGATTGTGTGGCATTCTACAAGAGAAGGCATCTGAAAAATGGACGGATGTGGATAAGACAATTGATACTCTAATGACTACCTTAGACACTGTGTATGAGCAAGTGAACAATATTGTATACTTATCTAAGGCATCAGTCTCTGAGTGGTTGCAGGACTGGGAGTTTCAAGGAGAAATTGAAGCTATGGTGATCGAACATTCTATTCGAAGTCTTCGGGAAGAGTTTGAAGAGAGATTGTGGAATCAGAATGCTCATTTTTGTGGTAATGGAAGTGTATACTGGCCAGAAAAGACGAAAGAGATTTCAAGGTTACGCCAAGAATTAGATGCCATTTCTAAGATGCTTTCCACATCTGAATTTGGGCAGTTAATATCTCATGGTTCCTGTGAGATTGGTGAGGAATGGAATAATACAAAAGGGACTGATCACTTTCACCGCAAGGTTTTGAGCAACCATGTTTCACCTGCAACTTCAGTTTGGGAGGGAAACGGCAAGCATGAGGAGTCTAAAACCAGTATGCCGGAGAATTTGGAATCATCTTCACTACTGAAGCACATGTCAAAAGAAGAATTGTTCAACCATTTTAAGACTGAGATGACAAAGATGAGGAGAAACCATGAGTCTCAAGTGCAAGAGATGGCTGAACAATATATCAGTCTAAAGGGGAAATTCTTAAAAGAAAGGGGATCTTCTTTGCCACTGAGAAAGGATAAGGAATTTGATGCAATGCGGAAAAAGATCCCAGAGGTCATCTTGAAATTGGATGATATTCTTGTGGAAAATGAGAAGTTACCCGCATTTAGTAACAATGCTGAGAGTTTAGGAAGTTTGAAGGACAGATTAGACACCCTTCTTTCAGAAAACCACCAGCTGAGGGACTCACTTACAGATAGGAAAAAGGAAGTTAGATACCTCTCGACACAACTTTCTGTTGCTGCAGAGAAAATGTCACAACATTCTTTGGCAGAGgcaaaattgttgaaaattataGGGAATCTTAAATCTGCCATAGAAGATGCAAAAATAGAAGCTTCCATTAGTGAAGATGTAAACAAATGCATTCTCAGCGAAGTGACTAATCAGATCAAATGCGATACTGAAGAGTCAAATATGGAGTCTACTCTTATGCAACAGATTTATGAAGTTATTTTAAGAGAAGCTGCCCAGAATGCTGAGACTACTAGCAAGTATGAAATTGAAGATTCAGACATGGAGTTCATTATCATGCAAGGGCTCTCTGCAATCATATATAGAGAAGTGATGAAGGATGCTGAGGCAAAACTCAATATCATGAATGTGAAATATGATTGTGCAAATGAAGCTCGAGTTTCCATTGAAATCaaggtagtggaaaaagaaaaggcatTGAGATTAGAGTTTGACGAGAAAGAAAGATTAAAGCAAGAGATAATCTTACTGGAAGCATCACTTGAAGAAAAGGAGAGGTCTGCACTGGAAATAGCAGATGCATTAGTGAAAGAAAAGGAGCAGTTCGAGCTAGCTTCTCAAGAGCTTAATAATTTGAGAGAACATACAAATCAGCAGCAGAAATTGATTTCTGAGAGCAGTCGCGAAGCAGATATAACAAAGGGTAATTTGGTTGAGGCATTGGAGCAAATTGATCTACAGAAGGTGGAAATATGTGAACTAAAACAGAAGCTTGAAATAACAAGAAAGGAGTTAGGAGAAACTGATGAACAAAGAAGGATGCTTCTTGCTGTTGCCCGGGAGACGCAGAATGCCTTATCATTGGTTGAAGCAAGAGAAAGGGAGCACAGTAAGCAGATGGAATCTATCATTGTTTTTATGAATGGATTATCAAAAGTGATGGCTGAATTTGAGGGCCGAGTAGAAAAGGATATCAAACGGAACAGTTTCAG ATTGGAACATGCAAATTCTCAATTGACTCCCCTTATCCAGAAAGCTAATATACTTAGAAGAACAAGTCTGCGATACAAGCAGAGGCTTGAGAGGAGATATTCTGACCTACAAAAGGCTGAAACTGAA